Within the Musa acuminata AAA Group cultivar baxijiao chromosome BXJ2-9, Cavendish_Baxijiao_AAA, whole genome shotgun sequence genome, the region TACCCCTCCATCTGGGAGTTCTACAAGAAGGCGGTGGCCTCGTTCTGGACGGCGGAGGAGGTGGACCTGTCGCCGGACCTCTCCCACTGGCAACACCGTCTCACCCCCGACGAGCGCCGCTTTGTCTCCCACGTCCTCGCTTTCTTCGCCGCTTCCGATGGCATCGTCATCGAGAACCTCGCCGCGCGCTTCATGCGCGACGTCCAGCTCCCCGAGGCCCGCGCCTTCTACGGCTTCCAGATCGCCATCGAGAACATCCACTCCGAGATGTACTCCCTCCTCCTCGACACCTACGTCAAGGACCCCGACGACAAGTATCGCCTCTTCCACGCCATCGATACCGTCCCCGCCGTCGCCCGAAAGGCCGACTGGGCCCTTCGCTGGATCGATTCCTCCGGTTCCTTCGCCGAGCGCCTCGTTGCCTTCGCCTGCGTCGAGGGCATCTTCTTCTCCGGCTCCTTCTGCGCTATCTTCTGGCTCAAGAAACGCGGCCTCATGCCCGGCCTCACCTTCTCCAACGAACTCATCTCCCGCGACGAGGGCCTCCACTgcgacttcgcctgcctcctctaCAGCCTCCTCCGCAACAAGCTGTCCGAGGAAGCGGTCCGGGCAATCGTTGCGGACGCTGTTGACATCGAACGGGCGTTCGTCTGCGACGCACTCCCTGTCGCTCTCGTCGGGATGAACGTTGATCTCATGAGCCAGTACATCGAGTTCGTGGCCGACCGCCTGCTCGGGTCGCTGGGCCACGGCAAGTTGTACCGGGCGGCCAACCCCTTCGACTGGATGGAGCTCATCTCGCTGCAGGGTAAGGCCAACTTCTTCGAGAAGAGGGTGGGCGAGTACCAGAAGGCCTCCGTGATGTCGAGCTTGAACGGGACCGGAGCCATCCATGTCTTCAAGCTTGATGAGGATTTCTGAAGGTATCCCATCTCTCAGCTGTTTGCTTATTATCATATGCATAGGGTTTAGCTTATTCCATGGACTGATTTGGAGCACTTGTCATCTTTCTTCTCGAGCGCCATGTGCTCGGGGAAATGCCTAGGCGGGACTGTTTTATGGTTCTGTCCATGTGTGACATGTTTGAAGAAATGCCTATACgggttcttatatatatatatatatatatatatatatatatatatatatatatatatatatatgtatttagatTAATCGTTACACTCGAGTTACACTCATTCACAAgacttattaaaaaattatattaatttttatataaaaaatatcataaatttataataaaatttaaaaaaatcaagttatccttaaaaaatatattaatttctatataaaattatcttaaattatcTAGAAAAACTATCACACTTGGCTTACACTCTGAGTTATACTCATtcacaaaatatattaaaaatatattaattttaggtTGGCGAGGTGATCGACGGTGATGTGGCACAGTGATCGTGATAATTAGCATCAAAATTAACCTGATTTTATTGCATGGGGGCAAAGTGACTTTGCATGCATGCAGATTGCAGTGTGATATTTGCATGCATGCAGATTGCAGATTGCAGTGTGATATACGATTTGGTCGATTGATGCCATGATGTTATTATCCCCTTCAGCCCAATCTTTGTATCACCCAAAGAAGGTAAAGAAGTGTTCATCCATGACTTGGATTCTCAAGCTGTATATTGCTCCTGAAACTTCAAGCTTCAATCATCAATACTCAGGACATCCTCCACTCGACTTTAGGATTGCACCCAATCCAATCATACAACACCACCCACAGAAATCCAATTCTATGGTCTGTAAAAGGAATAATCGACGATCCAAATCAAGTAGTTCGAAGAATACCATTTTGCCCCGCTCAATAAGACACAAAGAGTAGTAGATCACGTACATGCACTCAGGTAGAAACTGGTACTTCAGCGGTCTCCTCGGGGATCAGAGAACGATGGAGCGATGAGGGACTCGCAGCACCATTGTAGAATCCCAAGGCACCCTTTACCTGCGCACTCTGCACAGTGAGCATGTTCGTACAGTACATATAtggtctgagagagagagagagaaggggcggTGAGGTGGCATCGAAtctatctattttttatttttatttttctaatcgATTTAGAATTAAATTAGAATCAAATCGCTAGAATTCGATTTTGATTCTGATGAtggtaataattacgataagacttgcgtGACACCCGCTGACGTCCCACTCCCCTGTTAGTCCGACACCGCGTGACTGACACGGGTCGAAACGTCaatcgaggcccattaacgaccgctcaGGTTCGACTCCGCACGCTACGTCGATAGCGATGTCAGATGCcatcagaaggtacgatcctaccctctacgggcaggcacatcaggtaacaccgaaCTCCCCTATAATTACCCTTGCATACCAAATGAAAAGGGAGGAAAAAACATAGATAACAACACCACTACGATtattcactgacttgatcgtcggaggggtcgggtcgagctctcccgtcccgacctgtgtgcagggacgaaggcgAGACGTTTCTCTCCGGGCGCGTTGGCAAAGGACCTCCTCCCAAAGGAATCGgcgacccgtcatccggacccgaaccaagccgcgtcggccccgaggtcacgactaaaaagttgtttacactaacagattCCATTCGGTATCATCGAACCATTAGCCTTATTCAATGAAGAGTAAACTGTTGATTACTTGTTGGAGTATAGGTTGCACCTTCTAAGACACACAAAGGTAATCTCTCGGCTGGCTTACTCCTCCTCTTAGATTAATGCTGCCAAGGTCAAATGCCCGGTTATTGGCCATAAAAGTGGGAGCATGTGTCTCACATTGCctctgttgtatatatatatatatatatatatatatatatatatatgtgtgtgtgttgatcATCACGTTTAACATCGGATTATTATATTTGATGCTGCTTAATCCACGTAACAAAAGCAAACGAAACGTTCTAAGGAACAATTGACTTCAACTTGTGAAGAAAAGAAATGTTTATGAACTCATCAAAAGCTGTAATCCTTCATATATGTGTGAATTAATAGAGTTAATTGAGAATTGCCACCATCCGATTGGCAACAACACAATTCATGTTGGAATCCACGCAACCCATTGCATTTCTTTTCTAGTAGAAGTGATCTTATCCTTTAAATCCATATATCTACCTCAAGTTGAGTAGGAACGTACAAAAAAATATGTAGTAGATGGCATCGATGACGACTTATTTGTTTGAGATGTGCCCCAACGAAACCTTCATCTCCTCTTCTTCCGAGCAAAGCAACCACAAAGTTAGGTCAACGATGAGTTCATTTGGTGGTATATTTAATTACTTTGTGATCGATCGATAATTATTTGATATAGATTTATCTCATATTCCGATAAGAACATTCGAACCCAAattaggagaagaggaagaacccAAATCCCCCACCACATGCTTCCTATCATTCCTTgatccttcttctttcttcttgtatGTTCTTTGAATTGGAAGGTTGACATTTCCCCTCCTCCCTCACCTGAGGCTAAGTTTGTGCAGGCCGTTTCGATTTCCTGTTAATCCAGCTGCGGTTAACTCCTAACCGTGTTTACTTTGCCAAAGCCAGAAGTTATTAACCACCTCTTCCTCCCATGGCCAAACACctatccctccctctctctctctctctctcactgactCACTCTCACATACTACTTGACCTGAGACCGGCCAAGGAACGTGTTGCGTTATAATAAGGGATGTGTGCATGGGAAGCTACGAGAGCCTTTGGGGTGACGCGACGGAGAGCGAACCGTCAACCCCCGTTTGACCTGCGTTAACGGGCGAATCCCACCGTTTCGCGAGGGCAGAAGAGTCATTACGTAGCGGGAGCTTTCCAGATATAGTCATCTCCGTGTATAAAAGGaagcgtctctctctctctctctctctcccctcctcctccgcccctGAGACTTCCTCCGCCTTGGGCACACGGGCGAACGGGTTACGGGCTGCTGGAGATATGAGGACGAGAAGAGGGCTCTGCTACCCCGGGCTGCCGCAGTGGGAGGCCCAGTGGAGGGCGGTAGACGAGGGACAGGCCGGTAGGGCCaggaagaggacgcggaggctccACCGAGTTGGAAGGCGAGCCGCCGCTGAGTGGCCTGACTTGTTCGATACCCTCCCGGATGACCTCGTCGTCTCCATCCTCTCCAAGCTGAGCGCCTCAGCCACGTCTCCGTCGGATCTCGCCAGCGTCCGGATAACGTACTGCGTTTCTTCTGTTCCTCCTGCGGTGTCTCGTTTGATTGTAATTCGACGGTAAAGATCTGATTTTTTTGTTGGAACGATTGTAGGTGTAAGAGGCTGAACGGGTTGGGATCGAGTCCGCTGGTTCTCGCCACGGCGTCGGTGAAATCGCTCGCGGTTGGAGCCAGGAACTGGACGGAATCGGCGCACAGGTTCTTGAAGCAGTGCGCCGACGCCGGAAATCTCGAAGCTTGCTACATGCTGGGCATGGTAGGAGGCGTCTCTGCTGTTTTTTGGTTCTCGGCGGAAAAGGAAGGATCTTGGAGGAGGAAGAGTTGATTGATTTGTGTTGTGTGGTTGGGTTCTGCAGATCCGGTTCTACTGCCTGGAGAGCCGAGGGAGCGGGGCGGCGCTGATGGCGCGGGCGGCGATGGGGTCCCACGCGGCGGCGCTGTACTCGCTGGCGGTTATACAGTTCAACGGCAGCGGAGGGTCCAAGCGCGACAAGGACCTTGGCGCGGGGGTGGCGCTGTGCGCCCGCGCGGCCGTCCTCGGCCACGTCGACGCGCTTCGGGAGCTCGGCCACTGTCTCCAGGACGGATACGGCGTCCGGCGCAACGTCGCGGAAGGCCGCCGCTTCCTCATCCAGGCCAACGCCCGGGAGCTTGCTGCGGTCCTCAACCCCtcctcccccgccgccgccgccgccgcctggcAGCACCACCACCGCGACGGCCTGGCCTCCGGCTGCTCCCTGTTGAGCGACTTCGGCTGCAACGTACCAGCCCCGGAGGCGCACCCGGCCAACCGGTTCATGGTGGAGTGGTTCACGTCGAGGGGCGGCGCCGGCGAGAGCGGGCCGGGAGAGGAGGGGCTCCGCTTCTGCTCCCACGGCGGGTGCGGAAGGGCGGAGACCAGGCGTCACGAGTTCCGTCGCTGCTCCGTGTGCGGCGTCGTCAACTACTGCTCGAGGGCGTGCCAGGCGCTGCACTGGAAGCTGGCGCACAAGGCGGAGTGCGCTCCCATGGAGCGGTGGCTCGATGCGGCGGGCGGCGTAGAGATGATGAATTAAatgggggagagagagagtcGAGTTTTCCATTTGTACAGCGGGAGAAAAGtattctcttttttcctttaatttCAAAGagataaagcaaaagaaaaatatatcaaatcacttaatttctTTTTTCCATGCACATAAAAtcaaaaaatcatataaaaatgtGGAACTATTTGCACAAGTGGGCGTTCCTTATTCTTCCTGCagcaattcaattcaattcaatatAAACTTTATTAGAGCCAATCAAGCCTGTGTTTATAAGGGGAGATTTAAATGAAATTAAGGAGAACAGCCAATTACTcctcacatcacatcacatcacatcatgTTGCTTGGTGGAGGTTATGCAATAAATAATATACTTATGTTATAAATACCATAtgtaattaataattatatatatatatatatatatatatatatataattctttttgAGTTGCATCGTCAACTTGGATTCCGTTTATGCCTCAAACGcaaataagattatttagtc harbors:
- the LOC103999461 gene encoding F-box protein At1g67340-like encodes the protein MRTRRGLCYPGLPQWEAQWRAVDEGQAGRARKRTRRLHRVGRRAAAEWPDLFDTLPDDLVVSILSKLSASATSPSDLASVRITCKRLNGLGSSPLVLATASVKSLAVGARNWTESAHRFLKQCADAGNLEACYMLGMIRFYCLESRGSGAALMARAAMGSHAAALYSLAVIQFNGSGGSKRDKDLGAGVALCARAAVLGHVDALRELGHCLQDGYGVRRNVAEGRRFLIQANARELAAVLNPSSPAAAAAAWQHHHRDGLASGCSLLSDFGCNVPAPEAHPANRFMVEWFTSRGGAGESGPGEEGLRFCSHGGCGRAETRRHEFRRCSVCGVVNYCSRACQALHWKLAHKAECAPMERWLDAAGGVEMMN
- the LOC135623812 gene encoding ribonucleoside-diphosphate reductase small chain-like; protein product: MMAAPPSAQEGRGRGGMEESEPLLAENPDRFCMFPITYPSIWEFYKKAVASFWTAEEVDLSPDLSHWQHRLTPDERRFVSHVLAFFAASDGIVIENLAARFMRDVQLPEARAFYGFQIAIENIHSEMYSLLLDTYVKDPDDKYRLFHAIDTVPAVARKADWALRWIDSSGSFAERLVAFACVEGIFFSGSFCAIFWLKKRGLMPGLTFSNELISRDEGLHCDFACLLYSLLRNKLSEEAVRAIVADAVDIERAFVCDALPVALVGMNVDLMSQYIEFVADRLLGSLGHGKLYRAANPFDWMELISLQGKANFFEKRVGEYQKASVMSSLNGTGAIHVFKLDEDF